In one window of Bacillota bacterium DNA:
- a CDS encoding UPF0182 family protein has protein sequence MRSTIRRIIWLALALLVASLVFARGLTDWMWFESLGYPSLLIAPWVWQLAVGAGGALLSFLILGASLLAARPALARAYLRPELTQSLLARPWARVQHWATTLVAGLAVLLGFGVAGRWMDVAMFFYRQPFGVQDPVLNQDVSFYVYTLPLVRLVLSVLFAAVLVSVGLSGLIYTVAGILDWRRGGEGLRGRPRTHLFLLLSALALLWAAESWLGRYDLLFSPRGVAFGATYADVNVRL, from the coding sequence ATGCGCTCGACGATTCGCCGCATCATCTGGCTGGCCCTCGCCCTTCTCGTGGCCTCTCTGGTTTTCGCCCGCGGTCTCACCGACTGGATGTGGTTTGAATCCCTCGGTTATCCTTCCCTTCTGATTGCGCCCTGGGTCTGGCAGCTCGCCGTAGGAGCGGGCGGTGCACTGCTGAGCTTCCTGATCCTGGGTGCCAGCCTGCTGGCCGCCCGGCCGGCCCTGGCCCGGGCGTACCTGCGCCCCGAGCTGACCCAGAGCTTGCTGGCGCGGCCCTGGGCCCGCGTTCAGCACTGGGCCACGACACTGGTGGCCGGACTGGCCGTTTTGCTGGGCTTCGGCGTGGCAGGCCGGTGGATGGACGTGGCCATGTTCTTCTACCGGCAGCCTTTTGGTGTGCAAGATCCCGTCCTGAACCAGGACGTGTCGTTTTACGTTTACACGCTGCCGCTCGTGCGGCTCGTCCTCTCCGTGCTGTTTGCCGCCGTACTGGTCTCTGTGGGCCTGAGCGGGCTCATCTACACGGTGGCCGGCATCCTCGACTGGCGGCGCGGCGGGGAGGGCCTGCGGGGCCGGCCGAGGACGCACTTGTTCCTTTTGCTGTCGGCACTTGCGCTGCTGTGGGCGGCGGAGAGCTGGCTTGGCCGCTACGATTTGCTCTTCTCCCCGAGGGGAGTGGCTTTCGGCGCCACCTACGCCGACGTGAACGTGAGGCTG
- the hslO gene encoding Hsp33 family molecular chaperone HslO, producing MSEQGKTGSVTARQGHLVRMTVAGGQLRAAACITTPVIEEARRRHHLWPTAAAALGRLMTASVLLASSLKDDERIMLQIIGDGPLRHLVAEATARLEVRGYAANPHVHLPLNDRHKLDVAGAVGKGDLYVMRDLGLKEPYRGAVPLASGEIAEDVAYYLAYSEQTPASVALGVLVSEDGSIRAAGGWLVTPLPGAPSELVEEVARRLRQAPAVSRTIDELGQGASARGLIEGLLGDLDVRVLATAPVAFRCPCTRQRMDAGLVALGAQELRDLASEQDPVELRCRFCNRRYLFSAKRLRQLADRAERPALRAVKNDRSP from the coding sequence ATGAGCGAACAGGGGAAGACGGGGTCGGTCACCGCGCGTCAGGGACACCTTGTGCGCATGACGGTGGCCGGCGGCCAGCTGCGCGCGGCGGCCTGCATCACCACGCCGGTCATCGAGGAAGCACGGCGGCGTCACCACCTGTGGCCTACCGCCGCCGCGGCCCTGGGCCGGCTGATGACCGCATCGGTGCTCCTGGCGTCATCCCTGAAGGACGACGAACGCATCATGCTCCAGATCATCGGAGACGGGCCCCTGCGCCACCTGGTGGCGGAGGCCACCGCGCGCCTCGAGGTGCGGGGCTACGCCGCGAACCCTCACGTCCACCTGCCGCTCAACGACCGCCACAAGCTGGACGTGGCCGGCGCCGTGGGAAAGGGCGATCTCTACGTCATGCGAGACCTGGGCCTGAAGGAGCCCTACCGCGGGGCGGTGCCGCTGGCCAGCGGGGAGATTGCGGAGGACGTGGCGTATTACCTGGCGTATTCGGAGCAAACGCCGGCTTCGGTGGCGCTTGGGGTACTGGTCTCTGAAGATGGCTCCATCCGGGCGGCCGGCGGGTGGCTCGTCACGCCCCTTCCGGGCGCCCCGTCCGAACTGGTGGAAGAGGTAGCCAGGAGGCTCCGGCAGGCGCCCGCGGTTAGCCGCACCATCGACGAGCTGGGGCAGGGGGCCAGCGCGCGCGGCCTGATCGAAGGGTTGCTCGGGGACCTCGACGTGCGGGTGCTGGCCACCGCCCCGGTGGCGTTTCGCTGTCCGTGCACCCGCCAACGGATGGATGCCGGGCTGGTGGCGCTGGGTGCGCAGGAACTGCGGGACCTCGCTTCCGAGCAGGATCCGGTGGAACTGCGCTGCCGATTTTGCAACCGCCGCTACCTGTTCTCCGCCAAACGCTTGCGGCAGCTGGCCGACCGCGCCGAGCGGCCGGCTCTGCGTGCCGTCAAGAATGATAGGAGTCCGTGA